From a single Silene latifolia isolate original U9 population chromosome 6, ASM4854445v1, whole genome shotgun sequence genomic region:
- the LOC141658926 gene encoding uncharacterized protein LOC141658926 isoform X2, translated as MPGVPPDGVKIFKRGQAHTVTFTGKAPILWSDWSVVHVGDDKDCCHNKFVQYLNDHDATVPGFEGFKDMALHPTGCSCCQDNLKNDESDAYLELRKMSSAHINPYLLDGKEGLVETMLVVDTNGERMYTRIDMPGLGTKNNNTRVEHGGASLFFGGEGSQEHPFDEGGRTYAAGLTFHCTCCKMVDVKHIMKDGVLRVLFRRQTARGSSEMDCRIAFLGKS; from the exons ATGCCAGGTGTTCCACCTGACGGCGTTAAGATTTTCAAACGCGGCCAAGCTCATACCGTCACCTTCACTGGAAAGGCTCCTATTCTCTGGTCTGATT GGTCAGTGGTGCATGTTGGGGATGACAAAGATTGTTGTCATAACAAGTTCGTTCAGTATCTGAATGATCATGATGCTACTGTGCCAG GTTTTGAAGGTTTTAAAGACATGGCTTTGCATCCAACCGGCTGTTCTTGCTGCCAAGACAACCTGAAGAATGACGAATCCGATG CCTATTTGGAGTTGAGAAAGATGTCAAGCGCACACATAAACCCGTACCTACTAGATGGAAAGGAAGGACTGGTTGAAACAATGCTGGTGGTTGACACTAATGGCGAGCGCATGTACACTAGAATCGACATGCCTGGTCTAGGAACGAAGAACAACAACACGAGAGTTGAACATGGTGGTGCCTCTTTGTTCTTTGGAGGAGAAGGCTCACAGGAACACCCTTTTGATGAAGGGGGCCGTACTTATGCAGCAGGCTTGACGTTCCACTGTACTTGCTGCAAGATGGTTGATGTGAAGCATATAATGAAGGATGGCGTTTTGAGGGTATTGTTCCGTAGACAGACCGCCCGAGGTAGTTCAGAAATGGATTGCAGGATTGCCTTCCTTGGGAAATCTTAA
- the LOC141658926 gene encoding uncharacterized protein LOC141658926 isoform X1 produces the protein MPGVPPDGVKIFKRGQAHTVTFTGKAPILWSDCESSGRVYGGYVVLDRNPDEIDVEMRVVNGSLKLFFPNSDGIPHFFPPKIRVPKPCQGSVVHVGDDKDCCHNKFVQYLNDHDATVPGFEGFKDMALHPTGCSCCQDNLKNDESDAYLELRKMSSAHINPYLLDGKEGLVETMLVVDTNGERMYTRIDMPGLGTKNNNTRVEHGGASLFFGGEGSQEHPFDEGGRTYAAGLTFHCTCCKMVDVKHIMKDGVLRVLFRRQTARGSSEMDCRIAFLGKS, from the exons ATGCCAGGTGTTCCACCTGACGGCGTTAAGATTTTCAAACGCGGCCAAGCTCATACCGTCACCTTCACTGGAAAGGCTCCTATTCTCTGGTCTGATTGTGAGTCTTCCGGTAGAGTTTACGGTGGTTACGTCGTACTTGACCGTAACCCTGATGAGATTGATGTCGAGATGAGGGTTGTTAATGGGTCTCTTAAACTGTTCTTCCCCAATTCTGATGGCATTCCCCACTTCTTCCCTCCTAAAATCCGTGTTCCCAAACCATGTCAAG GGTCAGTGGTGCATGTTGGGGATGACAAAGATTGTTGTCATAACAAGTTCGTTCAGTATCTGAATGATCATGATGCTACTGTGCCAG GTTTTGAAGGTTTTAAAGACATGGCTTTGCATCCAACCGGCTGTTCTTGCTGCCAAGACAACCTGAAGAATGACGAATCCGATG CCTATTTGGAGTTGAGAAAGATGTCAAGCGCACACATAAACCCGTACCTACTAGATGGAAAGGAAGGACTGGTTGAAACAATGCTGGTGGTTGACACTAATGGCGAGCGCATGTACACTAGAATCGACATGCCTGGTCTAGGAACGAAGAACAACAACACGAGAGTTGAACATGGTGGTGCCTCTTTGTTCTTTGGAGGAGAAGGCTCACAGGAACACCCTTTTGATGAAGGGGGCCGTACTTATGCAGCAGGCTTGACGTTCCACTGTACTTGCTGCAAGATGGTTGATGTGAAGCATATAATGAAGGATGGCGTTTTGAGGGTATTGTTCCGTAGACAGACCGCCCGAGGTAGTTCAGAAATGGATTGCAGGATTGCCTTCCTTGGGAAATCTTAA
- the LOC141588542 gene encoding disease resistance protein RGA2-like, which translates to MAEAILFNIAQSLFTNLSSTALDEIASTWGFKSRLEKLKNTINTIKDVLLDAEDRQFKSHALRGWLDRLKIALYAADDLFDEFSTMVSIREVMGGSKLSREVINFFSHSNRIALAFNISKKIKKIREELDDIVKDSSEFAFILPIREEGRLTGHLKNQSHSFIDVEEVIGLEDDKEAIIDILMAFSAVQEPRLSIIAIVGMGGMGKKTLAQLIYNDERVNDLFEIKLWVCVSEIFDIKEVIKKILMSATNNESQNLDIDQLLQLLKIAIGGKKYLLVMEDVWFDKHDWYNLRSILKGGGVGSKILITTRSRSVEDIGGNVQAYELGGLSKETSWALFEKMAFEPGESTKKPQLVKLGKEIVKKCAAVPLALRTLGSLLRGEEEWKWISIAGASFAELPDMQNDVLAILKLSYDHLSAPLKNCFAYCALFPMGYKFDKETLVDLWIAEGFVIPANKTQSSKDLGNEYVMQLLQRCFFQNITRDEWGDISGFKMHNFVHYLALQVAGTECKMAKSTDRDFSDRIRHLSFGYHLTGLCDIPNCMLKAKLLRTVLLPAQCKDGSDFNKPNLEQIISNFRCLRVLDLCNLGVKNLPKSIGKLTHLRYLNLSMNPIKELPHSITRLHNLQTLILYHCSRLRKLPIHTRKLANLMSLNVFGCLSLTHMPPGLGELTSLHNLPYFIVKCSSSTRCMPNLVTTTTAQLRDLKTLNNLRGSLEIKLSEYVEDPASEAKEANLSIKPGLTELVIRLGVDSDPNFNPQTSHHDEVLLKGLEPHPNLKKLAIFGYRGQKLPSWTSDNLCMTLPNLVHIRLQHCLSCRQVPSFSQLLYLRCLSLSRLDNVEYMERSLHGLQSSPPLPSNVTFFPSLKELELKGMGNLKGWWEVTQVIDSNIQENLSLLFSDLNILRIIDCPNLATVPLSPNVEEIVLINVNKDLTVLKKLTGSGVSGDVGHSSKLKKLSVDEIENLISLPEECLCYITSLEIMDRNLLNTSRLEEVFKCLSSLRCLKFTNCENLTSIFEGLEHLSSLDSLLLENCKELDLSLDDQRTDSMPWKAIKDLVHYV; encoded by the coding sequence ATGGCCGAAGCAATCTTGTTCAACATTGCTCAATCACTTTTTACAAATTTAAGCTCGACGGCACTAGATGAAATTGCATCTACATGGGGTTTCAAAAGTCGCCTGGAAAAGCTGAAAAACACGATTAATACAATAAAAGATGTGTTGTTGGATGCAGAGGACAGACAATTTAAGAGCCATGCTCTTCGCGGTTGGCTTGACAGGCTTAAAATTGCTCTCTATGCTGCAGATGACTTGTTCGATGAGTTTTCAACAATGGTATCGATAAGGGAGGTCATGGGCGGCTCCAAATTGTCTAGGGAGGTAATCAATTTCTTTTCTCACTCCAATCGTATTGCTCTTGCCTTCAACATTTCTAAGAAGATTAAAAAGATTAGGGAAGAGCTTGATGACATAGTCAAAGACAGCTCCGAATTTGCTTTTATACTACCTATTCGTGAGGAAGGAAGGTTAACTGGGCATTTAAAAAATCAATCTCACTCCTTTATAGATGTAGAAGAAGTTATTGGTCTAGAGGATGATAAAGAGGCTATCATAGATATTCTAATGGCCTTTAGTGCGGTTCAAGAGCCACGGTTATCTATAATCGCTATTGTTGGGATGGGAGGTATGGGGAAGAAAACTTTAGCTCAACTCATATATAACGACGAACGGGTTAATGACCTTTTTGAGATAAAGTTATGGGTTTGTGTGTCCGAAATCTTTGATATAAAGGAAGTTATTAAGAAGATTCTCATGTCAGCGACAAATAATGAATCTCAAAATTTGGACATTGATCAGTTGCTACAACTACTCAAGATAGCAATTGGAGGAAAGAAATATTTACTTGTTATGGAAGATGTGTGGTTTGACAAGCATGACTGGTACAATTTGCGTTCAATTTTGAAGGGTGGTGGAGTTGGAAGCAAGATATTGATAACTACACGGTCAAGAAGCGTAGAAGATATCGGTGGAAATGTTCAAGCTTATGAGTTAGGAGGACTATCCAAGGAGACGTCCTGGGCACTATTTGAAAAGATGGCATTTGAGCCTGGGGAATCTACAAAGAAACCGCAATTGGTCAAATTAGGGAAAGAGATTGTGAAGAAGTGTGCAGCTGTTCCATTAGCTTTAAGAACTTTAGGAAGTCTCCTACGTGGAGAAGAAGAGTGGAAGTGGATTTCAATTGCAGGTGCTAGCTTTGCAGAGTTGCCTGATATGCAAAATGACGTTTTGGCTATCCTAAAGCTCAGCTATGATCACTTGTCGGCTCCATTGAAGAATTGTTTTGCTTATTGTGCATTGTTTCCCATGGGTTATAAATTTGATAAGGAAACGTTGGTTGATCTTTGGATAGCCGAAGGCTTTGTTATTCCAGCAAACAAAACTCAAAGTTCAAAAGATCTTGGTAATGAATATGTAATGCAATTGTTACAAAGGTGCTTCTTCCAAAATATAACAAGAGATGAATGGGGGGACATTTCAGGTTTCAAAATGCATAACTTTGTACATTATTTAGCCCTACAAGTAGCTGGAACAGAGTGTAAAATGGCAAAGTCCACAGACAGAGACTTCAGTGACAGAATTCGTCACTTGTCTTTTGGTTATCATCTGACTGGCTTGTGCGATATCCCAAATTGCATGCTTAAGGCGAAGCTTTTGCGGACGGTTCTTTTGCCAGCGCAATGTAAAGATGGATCAGATTTTAACAAGCCTAATCTTGAACAGATTATTTCAAACTTCAGATGCTTGCGTGTGTTGGATCTGTGTAATCTTGGAGTTAAGAATCTACCCAAATCCATTGGTAAGTTGACTCACTTACGGTACCTTAACCTCTCCATGAACCCAATAAAAGAGCTTCCCCACTCAATCACTAGACTCCATAATTTGCAAACATTGATTCTCTACCACTGTTCAAGGCTTAGAAAGTTACCTATCCATACTAGAAAACTTGCCAATCTTATGAGTCTCAATGTTTTTGGATGCCTAAGCTTAACTCACATGCCGCCTGGCCTAGGAGAATTAACTTCTCTTCATAACCTACCATATTTTATAGTGAAATGTAGTTCATCTACGAGATGTATGCCCAATCTTGTCACGACCACCACCGCACAGCTAAGGGATTTGAAGACCCTCAATAACCTAAGAGGATCCCTCGAAATAAAGCTTTCTGAATATGTGGAAGACCCTGCCTCTGAAGCAAAGGAGGCAAACCTATCTATTAAACCTGGGTTGACTGAGTTAGTTATAAGATTGGGAGTAGATTCCGATCCCAACTTTAATCCTCAGACTAGTCACCATGATGAGGTTTTATTAAAAGGTCTGGAACCTCACCCAAATTTGAAGAAACTAGCGATTTTTGGGTATAGAGGTCAAAAGCTCCCGAGTTGGACGTCAGATAATTTATGTATGACCCTCCCAAACCTAGTCCATATCCGTCTCCAGCATTGTCTAAGTTGCCGGCAAGTCCCTTCTTTCAGTCAATTATTGTACTTGAGATGCCTTAGTCTCTCGCGTCTAGATAATGTGGAATACATGGAAAGGAGTCTACATGGGCTTCAGTCATCACCACCACTACCATCCAATGTAACATTTTTTCCATCTCTTAAGGAACTTGAACTGAAAGGTATGGGTAATCTGAAAGGTTGGTGGGAAGTAACCCAAGTAATAGATTCCAATATTCAGGAAAATTTGTCACTCTTATTTTCCGATCTTAACATATTGCGAATAATTGATTGTCCAAATCTAGCAACCGTGCCTCTTTCTCCTAATGTTGAGGAAATTGTTCTGATAAACGTCAACAAAGACCTCACTGTGCTGAAGAAGCTGACAGGCTCTGGTGTGAGTGGTGATGTTGGGCACAGTTCAAAGCTGAAGAAGTTGAGTGTTGATGAGATTGAAAATCTTATTTCTTTGCCAGAAGAATGTTTGTGTTACATTACTTCACTGGAAATTATGGATCGTAACTTGCTGAATACTTCCAGGCTTGAGGAAGTCTTCAAATGTCTATCTTCGCTCAGATGTTTGAAATTCACAAACTGTGAAAATTTGACATCAATATTTGAAGGCCTGGAACATCTTTCTTCACTGGATAGTTTACTCCTTGAAAACTGTAAGGAGCTAGATCTATCACTGGATGATCAACGCACGGATAGCATGCCATGGAAAGCTATAAAAGATTTAGTACATTATGTTTAG